From the Pelmatolapia mariae isolate MD_Pm_ZW unplaced genomic scaffold, Pm_UMD_F_2 NODE_ptg000369l+_length_55695_cov_1, whole genome shotgun sequence genome, the window GGTTCCCGTTTCCAGTTCAGACAGGAACTCCTGCTGGAAGCTATTCCCCAATAGCTGACTCTCTGGGCCCAGATGTCTCTCTGCTAGGCTGGGCCTGCCATTCTGTGACTGTTAGCAGATAACAGTGTTCAACAGAAGAATTATTAAAACAccgaataaattaaaaacaactgtgtttatatgtgtgaaTTTTCCCACCTTGAGAGTTAAATTGACACACAGTGGGCTTTTACTGGGATCTTCTATTAGTAGAGCTCTGAAATCAGTCTGAGATAGTGCCTTCAGCTTGGACAGCCTCATCTCTTTCAGCATATGTAGACAAAAGTGCCTGACCACAAAGTGCCTCTGCACCACCAGCAGAAAGTGCTCATGTTTCTTCTCTATCAGCTTCCCCATTTCACTAAGAGAAATATTACATTCCATTACTTCCTATTAACTCATAAGTGGATTTGGCCACAGTGCAGACCTAGTTTTTTTATACACTCAATAtatcataaatattttttacgATTTTACCTGTTGAGTGTGTAGCTCTGTTTGGCTACCATGGCTTGGATGATCTTCATCTGTTGTTCCCTCAGGTGTTGCAGACAGGACTGCCCTAAAACAATCCCTTCAGTCCATACCTACACAAAGAGAAGCTCAGTttaaaacaaggaaaaacaatTTTGTAAAATTCTCATGTAATTAGATCACTGGGCATGGTTTAAAAATCGGAAGAAATTactgtattttccacactataaggcgcaTGTAAAATCCTTAAATCTTCACAAAAattgacagtgcgccttatgtatgaattttggtttgtgcttactgacctcaaaccgattttatgtggtacacgatgctcaaaaatctgtccaaaaatctttttttagtACCACTTTTCGGAGCATTACGGTTGCCAAGAGCCTCGCGGTAAGTAATACGTACTGAGCTTCAACATAACATTATCGTGTTGTGTGCAGGTAGAAGTGTCTCTACAGTCTCTATTCGACTCAAGGCAACAGCGGTAGCACGTGACATGCAGATCAACGACTTTCGAGGGGGACCTTCTTGGTGCTTCCATTTTATGAAAAGGCATAATCTCTCAATCTGCACAAGAACTACCGTCTCACAGCAACTACCAAACGATTACAAAGAAAAGCTGGCCATTTTCTGTACCTACTGCCAGAATAAGATCACTGAAAAGAAGATCCGGCCAGAACACATCACTAACATGGACGAGGTCCCCCTCACCTTTGACATCCCCGTGAACCGTACTGTCGAGAAAACAGGGACCAGTACGGTATCTATATGCACCACAGAGAACGAGAAGTCATCCTTCACTGTAGTTCTGGGCTGCCAAGCTAATGGCCAGAAACTACCACCCATGGTCATTTTCAAGAGGAAGACTTTGCCAAAAGAAAAGTTTCCGGTCGGCGTCATCGTCAAGGCTAACTCAAAGGGCTGGATGGACGAGGAGAAGATGAGCGAGTGGCTGAAGGAAGTTTATGTCAAGAGACCACATGGCTTTTTCCACAAATCTCCGTCTCTTTTGATCTACAACTCCATGCGCACCCATCTCACCAAGGCTGTCAAAACCCAAGTGAATCATACGAATTCGGAGCTTGCCGTCATTCCAGGTGGATTAACCAAAGAACTCCAACCACTAGATACTGGTGTCAACAGGTCGTTCAAAGTTAAATTATGAGCTGCGTGGGAGCATTGGATGACAGAAGGCGAACACACATTCACCAAGACAGGGAGGCAACGCCGAGTGAGTTACGCCACTATCTGTCAATGAATCGTGGATGCTTGGGCTAAGGTATCAGTCtcaagtagggctgggccatatcataccgttcacggtaataccggtataatgttaggcaacgataggaaaatgaaatatcgcgatagaatatgagtaaaacgcgcatgcgcagtgccattgttttcatacgcacatggccgattgttgagtgaaacaaCCAGAattgaaccagaattggtttgtaaaaatggtgcaacttcagtgatgtggaactggtttggtgtttgtccctCAGATACacgacaaagcacatttttttgcagaacatgcaagcgggccgtcgttattgccgtgtttgtcggactaagatgctcttaaatctgggagtaatctgggtcctaaactccttATCCTTCAGggcaaacgaacactgcagcatcactgagagttaaaaactgtctaaattctttcatctttaataaaacaatcagcattactgctttaccaggtgtaactatgaagtttaacttccaggcatccatgaaaacagaatttattacacttaacggagttagaagttagcaggaagctagcagaagttagctcgctagtttcgctagttacctaagcatgatatagcatgttctgactgagagatttctgaaaaaattcaaacgtacagctctgctatcacttccaaaataaatgaagacaggaaactaaacagcagttacgtttgtagggttactgaagttgggctagctggtatataatgatgtgctacgtgatcgctagcgacacagctatgttagcataacataaacagtgaagctggaggacgaacactaacacttttccacttatAAAAGTTAACGTTAAGGTTCCTGatagttagagacaaatgcaatcgcatggcaggatgctgtaaacagaccaaacttcagtcaggagaacaactgagataatccatccacaatgtgaggttagtcattaatatactgcaacaacatgggaatagagcagctgtgatagaatacagcattaatgaatcaatgttacagaagtggaggaagcaagaagaatgagtttaataaagtttgatttatctgactgctttgtttcgcttaatgtgccttataatcccgtgcaccttatggtccgaaaaatacgtacTGCACtccagtttaatgttgcaaagcacctctttttaacttcagtggatgttatgcatggttatgctcaggatatgtcagcccatttctactggaaatgccttttggttaaactttcaagcaaggaatttgcatttgcactgttaaatttttatatagctttaatgcacataaaaaccagcttcttgtttaagtgaaaataaatggaaggttgtctttttgcgctagtaatgttgtggagttgtattttgtctcgcatcaattatatcgtcagttatatcgttatcgcaaattttcaaatatatatcgtgataaatatttttggccatatcgccctgctctagtctcAAGTGTCGTCTGAGCTTTCACGAAGGCTGGAATAATCACTGAACAGCTAAGTAACAGCAACGAGACTGATTCGGATAATGATGAGAGGAATCCGGGCATGCTTGATGCTGAAATTGCCCAGCTGTTTAACTCAGACACGAAAGGTGAAGAATTTGATGGAATTGTGGAAGTTGAATGGACTGAAAAAGTAAGTGTATTTTTCAATATTTAATGTGTTACAGCTTAACAATGTTAAGAGTTACTGTGAATGAGCTTAATAAAGGACGagttatctgactgttttgtttgtcttaatgcgccttataatctggtgtgccttatgtatgaaaacagacccagTCTTCAACGgtgcgccttatagtgtggaaaatacggtacaggggaaaaaaaaatcattaaatttgaaatgtgaaatcaaTGACACAGATTCAACACAAGTTTTCTACCTGTTCATATGTATCCAGCTCAGCCCTAATGTCATCCAGTTGCTGCCTGGTAGTGCActccacctgctgcagctgAGCAGACAGCTCCTGTTCCAGATCCAGCCACAGTTTCTCACAGTGTTCAGCAGGGAGCTTTGTCTGAGCAGgaacagaggagagaaaaacatccttggcCAGCTCCCCGAGCCTCTTGGACCAAGAGGTACGAAGTTTCTGAAGACACAGAAACTacataagaaagacagacgagCTCTGTAAGCAGACAGAATTTAGCGATTGATCATTTACCTTCCAGAGGTCACAGAGGCCGTCAACCACCCTTctgtcctgctgctgctccaagTCCCAAATCTGTTGCCTTTGCTTCATCAGCAACTCATGATATACCTGGAGGGCACATAAGCTCAGACTTACATGCACACTTTCCATGGTCTCTTTTGCCTAGATATTGTAACTACAGTGACTAAATCTGACAAGAGGAAAATTCCTCAAGTACCAACAGATAATCATATTCTTTAAAGCTCTCTCACACAATCCCATTTCAACAGTAATCCTTAAGGTATTGGACCTGACCTTGGTAAGCTCCTGTAGGTCACTGGGACTCTGTTTCAGTTCTAAGGCACGGCTCTTCTCCTTGGTGTGACTCCTCTGAAGCTTCTTCCTCTTGGACACCTTTTTGCTGCACTTCTCATTCACCAGCTCATTTATCTTTTTCATGCAATCTGCAGCATAGAGGAATCTATCAAGCTCAGGATTATCAAGATAACTGCATTTCTTTTATTGCAGTGCAAAGATAGTTTGCTGAATATAGAATAAAAGTTAAGTAATATGCTTTACTTGTTGTATTTAGCAAGTAGTCATGACAGAACAATGTCTCCTAGCTGCATAGCTCCATAGTCTACTTAGGTTTCTCACAATTAATAAAATCTCGAGcacaaaaggaaataaaagtaCCAATAAGtccaaaaagaaaagattatTTGGCTGAAAATTGTAGGCACAGTTAACGTCTAAACAGCATTGTCCTGTTTTTGTTCTCTATGACAACAGTGAGGGATATGTAGAAAGAGGCTGAGAGTCTGGGATGCACTAATACATACAGTATGATACTCTCTGCTGTCCTGAAAGAACTTGACCTTATTTAAGGAGCTAAAGAGGATTCCCAGAAAATGCCCTATTTTCCATGAGTACACCACTTAAATTTAAGAACTAGGCTAGATATTACAGATTGCCATTTGTCTCTGGGAACCATTTGAGTATATTAGAAGATAACTCCACACACATTTggtcaatcattgtaaatgtcattacataattttttttcctgtttagtAAATATATGCCTTAAGAAACATACATCTTACTGTCAAATATAATTCTCTTATTTGGTAGAACCACATAATAATTTCATGAGATTCAACTAAAACTATTTCAGTTTATTCATCTTACCGTCAGTGCACTGCTGAAGGCCTTCAATCAGTGTAGCCTGAATTTTTGAAAGTATCTTTTCCATTTGGCTAAATTTCAACATGTTATCGCTTGTCAGCTGTTCCAGAGTTGTAGCTATCAAGCCTTGCCTTAGAGTCACCTCCTGTCTTAGCAAGGCAGGCTGGGATTGAATGAGACCTGTCAGCTCCTCCCACCACAACAACTTCTGTTGTATTTTCTAAGAAatggaaaataacagaaatactcAGAAGCATATTTTCAGTCAGTAGGTcttaaaatgatgacaaaaGTGATGAGAATCAAAATAAATGCTACTCCAAATGACGAGTGTTAGTTTACCTTTAGATCTATTTCTTGAGCCTTCAGCAGATGCTTCTCTACTAACAGAAGTGTCTGAATCAGAGACTGAATCACATTCTGAGCTTCATCTGGAGAGAAAGAGCTGGTCTTCTTAAGTAGCTGTTTGCACAAGTCCTCCACCTGTTTGCTGAAACTTTTGGACTATGAAGAGAAACAAACATTGTGCAGCCATGTTTATTCATGGAAGGACAGCATAAATAGAGGGAGTCTAAAAGATGTGAAACAGCTGTTCCTCTCGACTTTTACCATTTGAAGGCCACGTTCAAGAAGATCTTTCTGACTTCTCTCAATTTCTTCCAGTGTGCATGGATCATCTTGACTCTTCTCACTCACAGCTTGGCCTGCAGTCAACTGTTTCCTCAACTCATTCAGttccttaaatgataaaaactgatGCTTACattgaaaattttaaaagtcagtGATTCTAAATAGATTACTAGTAATTGACTCCTACCTTTTCTTGCATCTGAAGAATATTCTTGGAAAAGGAAGcatctgttttgtcttttggaaACCGATAGTTCAATATTATTTTCACCATCTGTAGAAAAATCTAAAATatgaagtaaataaaaaatatatattagtaTGACAACATTCTTTAAAGGATATCTACAAGAAATCTAGTACATTATAAGACAGATGATTAAAGCTCACCAGATATTTTTCGTCTTGAAGCTGAGAGCAGTGATGTTGTATGTCCTGCAGGGCCAAACAGTAAAGGCTGATCCTACCTCCAAAACTGTGTAAACAAATATGGTGAGTGTTGTTACTTGGATCTGTGCAATGTGCCATGATTAATTGGTGGTTATAATGTGTGtgtacagttattttttaccctgtttgtgtcagtgtgtgggGATAGTGGGAAACCCTGTTAAATCTCTGGTTCTGTAAGCTCTTGGGGAACAGCGAGGAGAAAATGAACTGACTGCTGCCATCGTTGTCCTGCTCTTGGCTCACAGACTCTCCATCCATGAAGGAGGACGACTCTTCATTAGGCATCACTGGCAACTTTGAGTGCTCATGTAGAGACGGATTGGATGCTCCATCTGCTAAAGGCTGACAGGTACAGTGAAACATAAAGCGCGATCAGTAGCCAAGTAGGCCATGTTTCCTTCTTGTCATTGTAAAACACAACTTATACATATTCTTTATATCAATTGTATTTCTAACTAGCATTGTGCATATTGTAGTTAATGAAATATGCAGTTAATGGAAGAATACAACTACTACTTATTAGTGTATGTCAATCGAAGCCAAACTTCCATCAGTTAATTTGCATCAGGTTAATATTCAATCCACTTTGATCACATGCACTTAACAATACTGTGGGTATATTTTGCTAAATAATTTTCAACTGCAATGTTAGTTAATCATGTGGATTAATCTGCATACGTAAATTCATTCACATTCTACTGATATTTGTGGTAAACAGACAAAATTAACAGctttagccaaaaaaaaaaaaaaaggaaacactttAGCATATCTGGAATAAAACACTGTTTAGTTGTGTATGTGTAATTCTGCCACATGTTCTAGAGATGGTGGACTTACTCTGTATTTTTGGTTGATGGGATAAACCACTTTTGCTCTGGATGCAAAAGCAGCCACATCGCTGTTCATGGGTGGCTGCTTCTTCTCCTGCTCAATAAGTAAACAGAGTAAACTATTAAAGAAAAGTCTTAACCATCAAAAACTTTGTGacactgaataaaaatacaagttTATGTATGTACAGTtttggtcagaagtttacaagcagtcatcatgggcatgaatgttgTGGTAATTTTGGACTTGATTTACCTCATTCATGTACCTGTGCAAAACAACACTAACTTTAAGTAATTGAGTCTTAGAGTAATACTTTGTCATAAGTGGTTCCACTTGGAGCCTCCTCCTTGCATTTGCTGACATAGTCCCTTTGGTTGTTGTCTAATTCAGCATCATCAGGTTCAAGCAGTCTACTTGCATTGTAACCCTGATGggacaaaagagaaaacaaacatctCAAATATGGAACGTAAAGTGTAAGGAATCAATACAGTGGATTCAGGGGATGTGGGAGAGAACATTTATGCTTACTTGTCTCGTCAACAGCAAAGGCTTCAGACAGAATACATACAAAAGAGCAGCAGCTAATATTCCCGACAGCCCTCCGCACACTGTAGTTACTGTCAGTAGTCCTGTGTACAGATGCAGCGACTCGGGGAAACTGACCAAAACATCGGTGGCGCATTCCGCCATCACTTCCCTCTCTTCCATCTTTGCTTTGCTTCAAACTGTAGAAATAATACGGAGCATTTTGTAGGACTCATCGAGTAAACGGTAACATCTGACGCTAgctaaaaagcaaacaaacaaacaaaaaaaacaatctctACACTAAACTTATCTGCTCGAGAATGATTTCAAAGGTTTTCGTGTTTCGTTAAAAAATACGGTTCTAAACTTGAGCAAGCTACGATTTCCAGCAACTTATTTGAGCCAAAACCTTGTCCTAAAACgacaaacttaaaaaaagaggGCTGGAAGGAGATTTTCAGAGTGAGTCAAGACCGTGCTGCTAGATCGGAAATGAAATACATTTGCTTTCAATGTTAAAGCACGATGAATTACCTCTGCATAAAAATAAGGGAGTCAGTGTCTATAAGAACACTGACACAAGTAAGAGAAAAAAGATTTCCAACAAACTTAAAGTTTCTTAACATATGTGGGTTTTTTCTAGCGCTATAAAAGTATTTGATTTTAGGCtgctattttcttttattttgaaaccacAGACCGGAAACTATCCAGTGTACTTTGTTCCTCTTGACTTTCTTGGAGTTAAACAGTTCTTCCCAAGTTTTGGAGATGTTTTCCGAAGTTTTTCCGCAGTAGCGGTTATTATGAAGCTTGACTTTGTTTAGGTCTATAAATCGTTGAAACGGCGTATGCCGTTTCTCCGTATATGTTAAAATTCAAGGACGACGTTCTTGAACACCGGAGACGCTGTTACATTAGGTGTTTCTCAAGAAAAGCTAGAGAAATGTTTTCGTCGCCACAGCACAGTGAAGTGCAGACAGTTAGCTAGCGGCTTCCCTCGGTGGTAGCACACCAAGTCACGAATGCTTCGGGTACACTTTACCGTGGAGAGGGTCGCAATATGTATATACTTCTTAAATATCGAAGTATCGTGTTTTTCTCCAGCCTTTTTATATTCACGTTGCTGTCCCGATGTAACAAGGCGCACCGGTGTATTGGAGGACACAACTGGAAACCAGTCTTGTTATAACGGCACTGCCCTGAGTACATCATGGCACACAACATCTTCTTTCCCTGAGAAACATAGGGTGAGTTGCTCAGTGGTAAAAAGTCAATGGTATTTGTTTCGCTGTTAGCCTTCAAATTAAATTTAGCAACCAATAGATTGACTCGCatcatcaaaataaataaataaaccgtTCTTTCGTAACAAacccttgtttttgtttgtttgttgttgttgttttgttttcgttTTTACAGTTACAGTCGTAAGTTTACATCCACTCATCATAAGCTTGACTTTCATGGTAATTtgggggcttttaatgatttctatGAACTGGTGGAATGATGGTACCGCTCCATCTTCAATGGCTCTAAAAAACAAGAACTatgtgcacaagtttgaatttatgttggattttctctaatccttCTCCTTGGTGATCATGACTGACTACAACTGTTAGTTTCTTTTTAACAccataaaaaggatttgtttgatACCACTCATGGATTGATCAGTGCTCAGAACAATGGGAAAGTCCAAGGGACTCAGTGAAGATCTGAAAAGGAGAATTCTACCAAATCATTAAATATGTATGCAAATATTCCACCCTTTAAAAAGAGCGgtgaaaataaatcattaaaaaattaCCATGACAATCACTATCATGATGAGTGCGTGTAAACCTCTGACCATAACTGCTGGCCATAACATAATTACATATTTAATATAATACATGTGTACCTCTTAATGCTCTTATCCCATCAGATCCTTGCCAGTATGGATTCAATACAACATGACCCAGGCGGACAATCAGCAGAGCCATTACTTAGAAAGGATGGTTTGTGCTTTTTCTTAGCcaataacacagaaaataacttttaaaataatgaaataatatgcTGATTCAACTGTACCTTACTCCATGATGTGAAAAATAATGTTTGGTTGTGCTTTTTTTACCCATTTGTGTTGTTCATTTGAGTGTAAATTTCCATAATGAACGCTGTAATAGTTTTGCTTGGGGAATG encodes:
- the LOC134623055 gene encoding evC complex member EVC-like, whose translation is MEEREVMAECATDVLVSFPESLHLYTGLLTVTTVCGGLSGILAAALLYVFCLKPLLLTRQGYNASRLLEPDDAELDNNQRDYVSKCKEEAPSGTTYDKEKKQPPMNSDVAAFASRAKVVYPINQKYRPLADGASNPSLHEHSKLPVMPNEESSSFMDGESVSQEQDNDGSSQFIFSSLFPKSLQNQRFNRVSHYPHTLTQTGFGGRISLYCLALQDIQHHCSQLQDEKYLIFLQMVKIILNYRFPKDKTDASFSKNILQMQEKELNELRKQLTAGQAVSEKSQDDPCTLEEIERSQKDLLERGLQMSKSFSKQVEDLCKQLLKKTSSFSPDEAQNVIQSLIQTLLLVEKHLLKAQEIDLKKIQQKLLWWEELTGLIQSQPALLRQEVTLRQGLIATTLEQLTSDNMLKFSQMEKILSKIQATLIEGLQQCTDDCMKKINELVNEKCSKKVSKRKKLQRSHTKEKSRALELKQSPSDLQELTKVYHELLMKQRQQIWDLEQQQDRRVVDGLCDLWKKLRTSWSKRLGELAKDVFLSSVPAQTKLPAEHCEKLWLDLEQELSAQLQQVECTTRQQLDDIRAELDTYEQVWTEGIVLGQSCLQHLREQQMKIIQAMVAKQSYTLNSEMGKLIEKKHEHFLLVVQRHFVVRHFCLHMLKEMRLSKLKALSQTDFRALLIEDPSKSPLCVNLTLKSQNGRPSLAERHLGPESQLLGNSFQQEFLSELETGTELLQSHAQLVLGNTLSYAIQQMREDPPTELQTASSLKHHLTEAAAESVYLTKDSLTSLVRSYYSHLQDITRKLHQDDSNINQEVNEGQESSRALLRELMNWSKKPGSAEFQQRVELHKRKVLEQYDLDQEMTYEQLRQKKVAQDQTMQRVKEELLEAEESFITELAALARISDQNHDPEHSSEEDDTGDQSAPILDLLALNPALDPALNPSLTPTVVTPVKNSKQKKERKRESHQS